The Humulus lupulus chromosome 3, drHumLupu1.1, whole genome shotgun sequence genome window below encodes:
- the LOC133824100 gene encoding BTB/POZ domain-containing protein At3g19850, with protein sequence MSRLCNLQVHINGQETFFLNEKVISTYSEKLKKIVKQERRRTQMKKLDIEIDDFPGGPDGFELVSRFCHNNGGINITVTNVSLLYCSAVFLGMTEKISNFNLLQQAETFLDGLIYWSWKEILACLNSCESLFAYADSFGLLEKLICALLSKIIAHNSDLNLIITTTSSSSSSSPDETSSGFRFSSCYCKPSTPESFKPSSSSKAWWFDDLTILPPKIIERVIRSLGEYMNNNSSLILTKFLLHYLKLATHKKAYNNNNSSKDVLVSLADTAVHGVMSSDENAFSCRSLFWVLRILSGFGISKERRLGLERLIGAVLDKATLDDLMVSGNNSGAYDVNLVIRLVRVFVNCEDVTTQKLKKVGRLVDNYLSEISPDQSLKISKFLGVAESLPHSSRDSFDGVYRAIDIYLESHPTLSSEERSKLCKCLKFEKLSLEACKELAKNPKIPPEITIDALIKQQSKIVSTNSEFGNDDYDHLPSLTAKMASRKAFYGGCNNNSEKFTEEKEFVEQNLQRMQRRVIELEKVCTEMKGQMSRMVRHNVFGTPHSKTPPRLC encoded by the exons ATGTCAAGGCTTTGTAATTTGCAAGTACACATTAATGGTCAAGAAACATTCTTTCTAAACGAG AAAGTCATATCTACTTATTCAGAAAAGTTAAAAAAGATTGTGAAGCAAGAAAGGAGAAGAACCCAGATGAAGAAATTGGATATAGAGATTGATGATTTCCCAGGAGGCCCAGATGGGTTTGAGCTAGTTTCAAGGTTCTGTCACAACAATGGTGGAATCAATATCACTGTCACAAATGTCTCTCTTCTGTATTGCTCAGCTGTCTTTCTTGGAATGACTGAGAAAATCTCAAATTTCAATCTATTGCAACAGGCAGAAACCTTTCTGGATGGATTGATTTATTGGTCATGGAAAGAAATATTGGCATGCCTAAATAGCTGTGAGTCATTATTTGCATACGCAGATTCATTTGGTCTATTAGAAAAGCTCATTTGTGCTCTTTTGTCAAAGATTATTGCTCATAATTCAGACTTGAACCTCATCATCACTACTACCTCATCCTCATCTTCATCCTCTCCTGATGAAACCTCTTCAGGGTTTAGATTCTCTTCTTGTTATTGCAAACCCAGTACCCCAGAATCATTCAAGCCAAGTTCATCAAGCAAAGCATGGTGGTTTGATGATTTGACCATTTTACCACCTAAGATCATTGAAAGAGTTATCCGGAGTTTAGGGGAGTACATGAACAATAACAGCAGCCTAATCCTTACCAAATTTCTCCTTCATTACCTCAAACTTGCCACTCATAAGAAagcttataataataataattcatcaAAAGATGTGCTTGTGAGTCTAGCAGACACAGCTGTTCATGGGGTGATGTCATCTGATGAAAATGCTTTCTCTTGTAGATCACTCTTTTGGGTATTGAGAATTCTATCTGGTTTTGGAATTAGTAAAGAGAGGAGACTTGGTTTGGAGAGATTGATTGGTGCAGTACTTGACAAAGCAACATTAGATGACTTAATGGTTTCAGGCAACAACAGCGGTGCCTATGATGTTAACCTTGTGATAAGATTGGTTAGAGTATTTGTCAACTGTGAGGATGTTACTACACAGAAGTTAAAGAAAGTTGGCAGATTGGTTGATAATTATTTAAGTGAAATATCACCTGATCAAAGCCTTAAGATCTCAAAGTTTCTTGGTGTAGCAGAAAGTTTACCACACTCATCAAGAGACAGTTTTGATGGAGTTTACAGAGCCATTGACATCTATCTTGAG TCACACCCCACACTCTCATCAGAGGAAAGGTCAAAACTATGTAAATGCTTGAAATTTGAGAAGCTGAGCCTGGAAGCCTGCAAAGAGCTTGCAAAGAATCCCAAAATCCCACCAGAAATCACAATTGATGCTCTTATCAAACAGCAATCAAAAATAGTATCCACAAACAGTGAGTTTggaaatgatgattatgatcattTGCCGAGTTTGACTGCGAAAATGGCTTCGCGAAAGGCTTTCTATGGCGGTTGCAATAATAATAGTGAAAAATTCACAGAAGAAAAAGAATTTGTTGAGCAAAACTTGCAAAGAATGCAAAGAAGGGTTATAGAGTTGGAGAAAGTTTGTACAGAGATGAAGGGTCAAATGTCAAGGATGGTTAGACACAATGTCTTTGGCACACCCCATTCTAAAACCCCACCTAGACTATGTtga